TAGTTGTGCAAATGATGCTAACAATGGTGCAAACTGTGATCCAAATTTTGACCACGGAAGTATAAGAACCACCGCTGGTTGGATTGATGCTGGAAAATTGGCAGGGGACACTCAATTAGGTGATGGAACTGTAGATGACGGAGTTTGGCACAATGTTGTAATCAATTGGAATGCTGCAACCAGAAACCTTTCTTATACATTTGACGGCGTTCCTGTTACCAATTATACTTTTCCAACAACAGGTGCTAATGCTATCGAAACTATTTTAGGTGGAAATTCAGCGTATTTTGGATTTACAGCTTCCACAGGTGGAGCAGGTAATAATAATTCTGTAGGTTTTGATGATTTATGTGCTTTACCGTTAACATTAGATTTTGATAATGACGGTATTCCAAATCATTTAGATTTAGACAGTGACGGAGATGGCTGTACAGATGCCATAGAAGGTGCTGGAAATTTTACAGCTTCTCAATTAACGTCAGCTTCAGGAACGCTTACATCTCAAACACCTAATCAAAATTTTGGTACTACGGTAGATGCTAATGGTGTGCCAACAGTTGTTGGAGCTAGTGGGCAAGCTCTAGGAGATGCACAGAACGCTAGTGTAAATTCTCAATGTAATACTTTCTGCTACAAACCCGCTATTACAGATGGTAATACTTACCCATCAAAACATGGTATAACAGCTTTAGGAAGAGCAGGCGTAGAAAATGATAACTGGCCAATGGTAAGACAAAGTGCATGGACTGTTTTAGAAGCAAAAACGAAAGGTTTTGTAGTGAACAGAGTTAAATTTAACACCAGCAATCAGCCTGTTGCTGATAACGGAACCACTTTAGTTATTACCAATCCTGTTGAAGGGATGATGGTTTATGATACTACCAACAATTGTTTGAAAGTTTATACTTCTAATGATGGGGGAACAACTTTTAATTGGTATTGTATGAGTACACAGACTTGTCCTAATTAATCATTTTATAATATAAATAATTGAGGCGGAAATATGATTCAAACAAATCATACCCGTCTCAATTATTTAAAATTAACAATCTAAAAAAATTAAAATATAGGCTAAACCTTATGTAATCCAAACTGAGCACAGGATCACAACCTGACAAGTTCAATACTTTCATAATAGAGAAGTTTTTTAATAATTTAAAAGATAATGCTAATTCTAACAATTACAGTAAGCAATAGATAAATTGTTTTTGTTCTAAAAATTTGTTGCTTATTTATACCAAAATACTACGGCACAAACTGAAGTTTCTCAAGTTATAAGACCAAGATATCGTATGAGTTGAAATAATTTTAGAAAAAAGAAGACAAATAAAAGCGGATTCAATCCGAAAAAGAAGACAAATATATAATCAAGAAAAATTAGTAAGTTTATAACCCGAAATCCTCCTTAAGGATTGAATGAAATTTGTCCAAATTAGTTTGAAGACTTACAATTAAAATTAAGTTTTGTTTCATAGATTTAATACGTACTATTTTTTTGTGAGATTACATCTAACGAAAAAGTATTGGCGAAGTGCGGGAATTCGAAGGACTGAAAGTTCAAGAATTCAGAAACGAAACCGATGCTTTTTCACTTCTGCTAACTTACGAAAAATCGCAGAATTGAAAAGCATTCGGCGGAATATTTTTACAAAATTTCAACGTTTACAAAATCCCGCATTTTTCCAATACACTGTTAGCTGTAGTCCGAATTTACGGCTTTATTTTCACGATTTTATTCTCTTGAATTACAACAATTTCACTATTGTTTTTTCGTTTAAATTCAAGCATTTTTTCATAGGCTTTTTCAAGACCTTTTATTATTTTATTTCGTCTTTCTGTTTTAGCTTCTTTTGTCATAATAATTTTTTAATTCATTAAACTTTTCTTGATTGTGAATTGCAATATCTTCATCAAGATTTTTTTCTGCAATTAGCTCATGTTTTCCTTCCGAATTATCAAAAATCAAAACTTGATCCACAATTGGAAGATATATTTTAAAAAGATTATTGATGCCGTTTTGATAACGTCTTTCAATTACTTCTGTTGGAATATTATGTCCTCCTTCTTGAACTCTTATTTTTACTCTTTCTTTTGCCAATTCTGGGTTTTTCAGCCAAAAAAATAATAGAGTAGTATTGTATTTATTTTTTTGTGCGTTTAGAATTTTTTGCTTGTAAGTTTTTGTCGCTAAAGTTGTTTCAAATGCAAAACTTTCATTATATTCAAAAAGCTCATCTATTCTATTAAGCATTA
This genomic stretch from Chryseobacterium sp. POL2 harbors:
- a CDS encoding zeta toxin family protein → MKEKNLYIIAGCNGAGKTTASFTILPEILDCKEFVNADEIAKGLSPFQPEKVSFEAGRIMLNRIDELFEYNESFAFETTLATKTYKQKILNAQKNKYNTTLLFFWLKNPELAKERVKIRVQEGGHNIPTEVIERRYQNGINNLFKIYLPIVDQVLIFDNSEGKHELIAEKNLDEDIAIHNQEKFNELKNYYDKRS